The proteins below come from a single Prolixibacter sp. NT017 genomic window:
- the argS gene encoding arginine--tRNA ligase, whose protein sequence is MDIEIIIRDKVVEAIEKLYSQKVDPDQIQIQNTRKDFEGDKTVVVFPFLRFSKKSPEQTGEELGNLLAAEVSEIAGFNVVKGFLNLVIDGSYWINQLNEAAGNEQYGFSPVSEESELVMIEYSSPNTNKPLHLGHIRNNLLGFSISEIMKANGNKVVKTNIVNDRGIHICKSMYAWKTLGNGETPASSGKKGDHLVGEYYVKFDQLYKKEIAELIAGGMSEDEAKDKAPSIQAARDMLRKWEANDPEIRKLWEDMNGWVYQGFDETYKLLGVDFDKIYYESDTYLIGRDEVVRGLDEGYFYRREDGSVWADLSAEGLDEKILLRSDGTSVYMTQDIGTAKMRYQDYDINHMIYVVGNEQNYHFQVLAILLDKLGYEWGKDLYHFSYGMVELPHGKMKSREGTVVDADDLVEEMIDVARKVSEELGKLDGYSEEEKKNIYRIVALGALKYFILKVDPRKNMLFNPEESIDFNGNTGPFIQYTYARIQSVLRKAVDSGIDIPAVAPSMDCNAKEIELVKAVNRFQFVVKEAGDNHSPAIVANYIYDLVKEFNQFYHDYSIMNEPDETVRSFRLVLARTVGQTIKNGFSLLGIEVPERM, encoded by the coding sequence ATGGATATTGAAATCATCATCAGAGATAAAGTCGTTGAGGCGATTGAGAAACTTTACAGTCAGAAAGTAGATCCCGACCAGATACAAATTCAGAATACCCGTAAGGATTTTGAGGGTGATAAAACTGTTGTGGTTTTCCCTTTTCTTCGGTTTTCAAAGAAATCTCCTGAACAGACAGGCGAGGAGTTGGGAAATTTGTTGGCTGCGGAAGTGAGTGAAATTGCTGGTTTCAATGTTGTGAAAGGCTTTCTGAACCTGGTTATTGACGGTAGCTACTGGATTAATCAGCTGAACGAGGCGGCCGGAAATGAGCAGTATGGATTTTCTCCGGTTTCCGAAGAGTCGGAGCTGGTGATGATTGAGTATTCCTCGCCAAATACCAATAAGCCATTGCATCTGGGACACATACGTAACAATCTCCTTGGTTTCTCGATTAGCGAAATTATGAAGGCCAATGGAAACAAGGTGGTGAAAACCAACATTGTTAACGACCGTGGTATTCATATCTGCAAATCGATGTATGCCTGGAAGACGCTGGGAAATGGAGAAACACCAGCTTCATCGGGGAAAAAAGGCGATCACCTGGTAGGAGAGTACTATGTGAAATTTGACCAGTTGTATAAAAAAGAAATTGCGGAACTGATTGCCGGTGGCATGTCGGAGGACGAGGCGAAGGATAAAGCGCCATCTATTCAGGCTGCCCGTGATATGCTTCGTAAGTGGGAAGCGAATGATCCGGAAATCCGTAAGCTATGGGAAGATATGAACGGCTGGGTTTACCAAGGATTTGACGAGACCTATAAACTGTTGGGGGTTGATTTTGACAAGATATATTACGAATCTGATACTTACCTGATTGGCCGTGATGAAGTAGTTCGCGGACTGGACGAAGGTTATTTCTATCGCCGGGAAGACGGCTCAGTATGGGCAGATTTGTCGGCTGAAGGACTGGACGAAAAAATTCTGCTGCGCTCCGACGGTACATCGGTTTATATGACCCAGGATATTGGGACCGCCAAAATGCGTTATCAGGACTACGATATTAATCACATGATTTATGTGGTTGGGAACGAGCAGAATTATCACTTCCAGGTATTGGCTATTTTGTTAGATAAGCTGGGATATGAGTGGGGTAAAGACCTGTATCACTTTTCTTACGGAATGGTCGAACTTCCTCATGGAAAAATGAAATCGCGCGAAGGAACTGTCGTCGACGCCGATGATCTCGTTGAGGAAATGATTGACGTTGCGCGTAAAGTATCGGAAGAACTGGGCAAGCTGGACGGCTATTCGGAGGAGGAGAAAAAGAATATTTACCGAATTGTGGCGTTGGGTGCTTTGAAATATTTCATCCTAAAAGTCGATCCGCGCAAGAATATGCTTTTCAATCCGGAGGAATCCATCGATTTCAACGGAAATACTGGACCGTTCATTCAATATACGTATGCGCGAATTCAAAGTGTGCTTCGTAAAGCTGTTGACTCAGGAATTGACATTCCGGCGGTGGCACCTTCTATGGATTGCAATGCCAAGGAAATTGAGCTGGTTAAAGCGGTTAACCGTTTCCAGTTTGTTGTGAAGGAAGCTGGTGATAACCATAGCCCTGCGATTGTCGCCAACTATATTTACGATCTGGTGAAGGAGTTCAACCAGTTTTATCACGATTACAGTATCATGAATGAACCCGACGAGACGGTGCGTTCCTTCCGGTTGGTGCTGGCCCGGACGGTTGGCCAGACCATTAAGAACGGTTTCTCTTTGTTGGGAATCGAAGTTCCAGAGAGAATGTAA
- a CDS encoding PQ-loop domain-containing transporter — MNLFEFLGWFGNIILSIGVIPQVIQTWRTHDVSSFNWPFLLMWAFGVLFTFVYIAQGDMVRGSFQWPLWLNYIVNILATFYLVYAKYKYGKTVTTK; from the coding sequence ATGAATCTATTTGAATTTCTCGGCTGGTTCGGAAACATCATTCTTAGTATCGGCGTTATTCCGCAAGTCATCCAAACATGGCGCACACACGATGTTTCAAGCTTTAACTGGCCATTTCTTCTGATGTGGGCTTTTGGTGTTCTATTCACGTTTGTATATATCGCACAAGGCGATATGGTTCGTGGTTCGTTTCAATGGCCACTTTGGCTCAATTATATAGTTAACATATTAGCAACCTTCTATTTAGTTTATGCTAAATATAAATATGGAAAAACAGTGACAACTAAATAA